A window of Armatimonadota bacterium contains these coding sequences:
- the gltB gene encoding glutamate synthase large subunit yields the protein MHTSCHTATPAERDEKDACGVGFVTRTDGSASHAVLQSALGALRNLAHRGAQAADGRTGDGAGLLTDIPRGLFARILREMDVHPQPGRLAVGVFFFPTDPDAHAACCRTCEEEFGSLGLRLAGWRQPPIQPAALGEHAARTLPRIEQAFVFGPEDLDEETTERLLYRARRRIERRLAPARAYVASLSCRTVVYKALVSAPQLERFYLDLQDPDFAVRAAVFHQRYSTNTSPSWPLAQPFRLLAHNGEINTLLGNVHWMRARQADLRSPLWGEAICDLLPIVQEGGSDSAMLDNVLELLRRSGRDVLHALRMLVPEAWEGAADLDPDVRGFYRYHACLAEPWDGPAAVAFFDGTVVGMALDRNGLRPVRYTVTRDGWVVAASEVGVVPVPAGRVLERSRLGPGQTIAVDLQRKAVLRHPEIRRVLAARAPYAGWASRIVEPDVGARRHLEHAGDLHALHVAFGYTKEDVDRVLRAMASDGRDAVGSMGDDTPPAALSARPRLLYQFFRQRFAQVTNPPIDPLRERVVMSLDVRLGPRRSLLTQTPEHAEVVELRSPIVADFHWIRHTPLRAAKVAALFNPAGGTAGMQDALEQLCREAAERVRAGHSLIVLTDRGVDSERAAIPMLLATSAVHHHLIREGLRMRAGIVVETAEAREVHHVACLIGYGAEAVCPYLALQTAQALAPDGAANLVRALEGGLLKVMAKMGIATLSAYCGAQVFEALGLQRALVERYFPGTPTHAPGVGLEAICRDVLQRHAAFCQVHHRPYSVLPDTGFYRFRRGGEVHAYDPEVVRAIHGVSLTGRDGNVRTLVDTVGARPPLALRDLLEIVPAGPPLPVEEVEGAQAILRRFAISAMSHGALSREAHQTLAIAANRLGMRCNSGEGGEDPARRSVEPNGDWPNTTIKQVASGRFGVTAGYLRSAREIEIKMAQGSKPGEGGQLLGFKVTEEIARLRKTQPKTTLISPPPHHDIYSIEDLAQLIYDLKQVHPTAHVAVKLVATTGVGTIASGVAKGFADVIQISGHEGGTGASPLDSIKNAGLPWEVGLSDARRALSANGLLGRVRLRVDGGFKVGRDVVLAALLGADEFGFGTAALVALGCVMARQCHSNTCPVGIATQREDLRARFPGTPERVETYFRTLAEDVRSQLARLGVRSLGEIIGRLDLLRVRDDVSLYRAERLDLSEILQPADGERRGRIANPLPVEGKLNRLLVQQYRQTVEHGVPAEGRHPITNRDRAVGATLAGEIAQRWGDEGLSEGTLRLTFEGAAGQSFGAFCVPGMHLRLVGEANDYVGKGMSGGEIVIVPPPPLHRESWRHTIAGNTVLYGATGGMFFAAGRAGERFAVRNSGAVAVVEGAGDHCCEYMTGGVVVVLGPVGRNFGAGMTGGCAYVLDDAGVLGHQVNADSVQTAPLTEDEAEKLRSLLVRYHEATGSHRARSLLRRWGRVVRQFCAVRPCPVMHATSWVPVPEASPTRSTR from the coding sequence ATGCACACCTCCTGCCACACCGCAACGCCTGCCGAACGGGATGAAAAAGACGCCTGCGGCGTCGGATTCGTCACGCGCACCGACGGAAGCGCTTCCCACGCGGTCCTGCAGAGCGCGCTGGGGGCTCTGCGCAACCTGGCGCACCGCGGCGCGCAGGCAGCCGACGGACGCACCGGCGACGGTGCGGGCCTGCTGACCGACATCCCGCGAGGGCTGTTTGCCCGCATCCTGCGCGAGATGGACGTCCACCCGCAGCCCGGGCGGTTGGCCGTCGGCGTCTTCTTCTTCCCGACCGACCCGGACGCCCACGCAGCATGTTGTCGCACCTGCGAGGAGGAGTTCGGATCGCTGGGTCTGCGGCTGGCCGGATGGCGCCAGCCGCCTATCCAACCGGCGGCGCTGGGCGAACACGCCGCGAGGACCCTGCCGCGCATCGAGCAGGCCTTTGTTTTCGGCCCCGAAGACCTCGACGAGGAGACCACGGAACGCCTGCTGTATCGTGCGCGTCGCCGGATCGAGCGCCGCCTGGCACCAGCGCGCGCCTACGTCGCTTCCCTGTCCTGCCGCACGGTCGTCTACAAGGCGCTGGTGTCGGCGCCGCAACTGGAGCGTTTCTATTTGGACCTGCAGGACCCTGACTTCGCCGTGCGGGCCGCGGTGTTCCACCAGCGCTACAGCACCAACACCAGCCCGTCGTGGCCGCTGGCGCAACCGTTCCGCCTCCTGGCACACAACGGCGAGATCAACACGTTGCTGGGCAACGTCCACTGGATGCGCGCACGCCAGGCCGACCTGCGCAGCCCCCTTTGGGGTGAGGCGATCTGCGATCTGCTCCCGATCGTCCAGGAAGGCGGCAGCGACAGCGCCATGCTGGACAACGTCCTCGAACTGCTGCGGCGCAGCGGGCGCGACGTACTGCACGCGCTGCGGATGCTGGTACCCGAAGCCTGGGAGGGTGCCGCCGACCTGGATCCCGACGTGCGCGGCTTCTACCGCTACCACGCCTGCCTGGCCGAACCGTGGGACGGGCCGGCGGCGGTGGCATTCTTCGACGGCACCGTCGTCGGCATGGCGCTGGACCGCAACGGCCTACGCCCTGTCCGCTACACCGTGACGCGCGATGGGTGGGTCGTGGCCGCGTCGGAGGTGGGCGTCGTACCCGTCCCGGCCGGCCGCGTGCTGGAGCGCAGCCGCCTCGGTCCGGGGCAGACGATCGCGGTCGACCTCCAACGCAAGGCCGTCCTGCGGCATCCCGAGATCCGCCGCGTCCTGGCCGCCCGCGCCCCCTACGCCGGGTGGGCGTCACGCATCGTCGAACCGGACGTGGGGGCGCGGCGCCACCTCGAGCACGCAGGCGACCTGCACGCCCTCCACGTGGCCTTCGGCTATACGAAGGAAGACGTGGACCGCGTGCTGCGCGCGATGGCCTCCGACGGCAGGGATGCCGTCGGCTCGATGGGCGACGACACGCCACCTGCGGCGCTGTCGGCCAGGCCCCGGCTCCTGTACCAGTTCTTCCGCCAGCGCTTTGCCCAAGTAACCAACCCACCGATCGATCCGCTGCGCGAGCGCGTGGTCATGTCGCTGGACGTGCGGCTGGGCCCGCGTCGGTCGCTGCTCACCCAGACACCGGAGCACGCCGAGGTGGTGGAACTGCGCAGTCCGATCGTGGCCGACTTCCACTGGATCCGCCACACCCCTCTGCGCGCGGCCAAGGTGGCAGCGCTGTTCAACCCCGCAGGCGGCACCGCCGGAATGCAGGACGCCCTCGAACAGCTCTGCCGCGAGGCCGCAGAGCGCGTGCGGGCGGGCCACAGCCTGATCGTCCTGACGGATCGGGGCGTCGACTCGGAGCGGGCAGCGATCCCGATGCTGCTGGCGACCTCCGCCGTCCACCACCACCTGATCCGCGAAGGCCTGCGCATGCGGGCGGGCATCGTCGTCGAGACCGCAGAAGCCCGCGAGGTCCACCACGTCGCCTGCCTGATCGGGTACGGGGCGGAGGCGGTCTGCCCATACCTGGCGCTGCAGACCGCCCAGGCGCTGGCGCCCGACGGTGCCGCCAACCTCGTCCGCGCCCTGGAAGGTGGGCTGCTGAAGGTCATGGCGAAGATGGGGATCGCCACGCTGTCGGCATACTGCGGAGCTCAGGTCTTCGAGGCGCTGGGACTGCAACGCGCGCTGGTGGAGCGCTACTTTCCTGGCACGCCGACCCACGCCCCGGGCGTGGGGCTGGAGGCGATCTGCCGCGACGTGCTGCAACGCCACGCGGCCTTCTGCCAAGTCCACCACCGGCCCTACTCCGTGCTGCCGGACACGGGGTTCTACCGGTTCCGGCGCGGGGGCGAAGTCCATGCCTACGACCCCGAGGTCGTACGCGCCATCCACGGCGTGAGCCTCACCGGACGCGACGGGAACGTCCGCACGCTGGTGGACACCGTCGGTGCACGGCCTCCCCTAGCGCTGCGGGACCTCCTGGAGATCGTCCCCGCCGGCCCCCCGCTGCCGGTCGAGGAGGTGGAAGGCGCCCAAGCGATCCTGCGGCGATTCGCAATCTCCGCCATGTCCCACGGCGCGCTGTCCCGGGAGGCCCACCAGACGTTGGCGATCGCCGCCAACCGGTTGGGCATGCGGTGCAACAGCGGCGAGGGCGGCGAGGATCCCGCGCGCCGGTCGGTGGAGCCCAACGGGGATTGGCCCAACACCACCATCAAGCAGGTGGCCTCCGGACGGTTCGGCGTCACCGCCGGTTATCTGAGGTCGGCACGCGAGATCGAGATCAAGATGGCCCAGGGCAGCAAGCCCGGCGAAGGCGGCCAGCTGCTCGGCTTCAAGGTGACCGAGGAGATCGCGCGGCTGCGCAAGACGCAGCCCAAAACGACCCTCATCTCCCCACCCCCTCACCACGACATCTACAGCATCGAAGACCTCGCACAGCTCATCTACGACCTCAAGCAGGTGCACCCCACCGCGCACGTGGCCGTGAAGCTGGTGGCCACCACGGGCGTGGGTACCATCGCCTCCGGCGTGGCCAAGGGATTCGCGGACGTCATCCAGATCAGCGGCCACGAGGGCGGCACGGGCGCCTCTCCTCTGGACTCCATCAAGAACGCGGGTTTGCCCTGGGAAGTGGGGCTGAGCGATGCCCGGCGCGCGCTGAGCGCCAACGGCCTGCTCGGCCGGGTGCGGCTGCGGGTGGACGGGGGGTTCAAGGTGGGGCGCGACGTGGTGCTGGCGGCTTTGCTGGGGGCCGACGAATTCGGGTTCGGCACCGCGGCTTTGGTGGCCCTGGGCTGCGTGATGGCCCGGCAGTGCCACTCCAACACCTGCCCGGTGGGCATCGCCACCCAGCGGGAGGACCTGCGCGCGAGGTTTCCCGGCACGCCCGAGCGGGTGGAGACGTACTTCCGCACCCTGGCCGAGGACGTCCGCTCGCAGCTGGCGCGACTGGGTGTCCGATCCCTGGGCGAGATCATCGGCCGTTTGGACCTGCTGCGCGTGCGGGACGACGTGAGCCTGTACCGCGCCGAACGCCTGGACCTCTCGGAGATCCTGCAGCCGGCGGACGGTGAGCGGCGCGGCCGCATCGCGAACCCGCTACCCGTGGAGGGCAAGTTGAACCGTCTGCTGGTGCAGCAGTACCGCCAGACGGTGGAGCACGGGGTTCCGGCAGAAGGACGCCACCCCATCACCAATCGGGACCGCGCCGTGGGCGCCACCCTCGCGGGTGAAATCGCCCAGCGGTGGGGCGACGAGGGGCTGTCGGAGGGCACCCTGCGCCTGACCTTTGAGGGTGCTGCCGGCCAGAGCTTCGGGGCGTTCTGCGTACCGGGGATGCACCTCCGGCTGGTAGGCGAGGCCAACGACTACGTCGGCAAGGGCATGTCGGGGGGCGAGATCGTGATCGTGCCCCCGCCGCCGCTGCACCGGGAAAGCTGGCGGCACACGATTGCCGGCAACACCGTACTGTACGGGGCCACCGGCGGGATGTTCTTCGCGGCGGGCCGGGCGGGTGAACGGTTCGCGGTGCGCAACAGCGGCGCGGTCGCGGTGGTCGAGGGCGCCGGCGACCACTGCTGCGAGTACATGACCGGCGGGGTCGTGGTCGTCCTCGGGCCGGTGGGCCGCAACTTCGGTGCCGGCATGACCGGTGGGTGCGCGTACGTGCTGGACGACGCCGGAGTGCTGGGCCACCAGGTCAACGCGGACTCCGTCCAGACCGCGCCGCTCACGGAGGACGAAGCGGAAAAGTTGCGGTCGCTGCTGGTCCGCTACCACGAGGCGACCGGAAGCCACCGTGCCCGGTCGCTGCTACGCCGGTGGGGCCGGGTCGTGCGTCAGTTCTGCGCCGTCCGTCCCTGCCCCGTGATGCACGCCA
- a CDS encoding aminotransferase class V-fold PLP-dependent enzyme: MGDVREAFLLRPDVVFLNHGSFGACPESVFEDYQRWQRELEGQPVEFLGRRLPDLMASSRAALADFIGAHPDEVVYVPNATTALNVVARSLRLGPGDEVLATDHEYGAVDRMWRFVCERRGARYVRAEVPVPVTSHEAVVDAVWSRVTDRTRVLFCSHITSPTALIFPVAELVRRARAAGILTVIDGAHAPGQVRLDLRRLGADFYAGNCHKWMCAPKGAGFLWARREVHDLLEPLVVSWGWDPERPTAAGADREEAKGGGLLLGGARSRLVAHHEWQGTRDPAAYLSVPAAIAFLRDRIGPQARARCHDLASLARERIGRITGLPPLSPDGPDFYAQMVSLLLPLADPEPAQDRLHRLGIEVPIVRWNGRCLLRVSVQVYNDAHDIERLVAALPDIL; the protein is encoded by the coding sequence GTGGGGGATGTGCGCGAGGCGTTCTTGCTGCGGCCCGACGTCGTCTTCCTGAACCACGGGTCGTTCGGCGCTTGCCCCGAGTCCGTCTTCGAGGACTACCAGCGCTGGCAGCGAGAACTCGAAGGGCAGCCGGTCGAATTCCTCGGGCGCCGCCTGCCCGACCTGATGGCGTCGTCGAGGGCCGCCCTGGCCGATTTCATCGGCGCGCACCCCGACGAAGTCGTCTACGTGCCCAACGCCACGACCGCCCTCAACGTCGTCGCGCGTTCCCTACGGCTGGGACCGGGTGACGAGGTGCTCGCCACCGACCACGAGTACGGTGCCGTGGATCGCATGTGGCGGTTCGTCTGCGAGCGACGCGGTGCGCGCTACGTGCGGGCCGAAGTCCCCGTGCCCGTCACCTCGCACGAGGCGGTCGTCGACGCGGTGTGGTCACGCGTCACCGACAGGACGCGGGTGCTGTTCTGCAGCCACATCACCTCTCCGACCGCGCTCATCTTCCCCGTTGCGGAACTCGTCCGCCGCGCCCGGGCCGCCGGCATCCTGACGGTGATCGACGGCGCCCATGCGCCCGGCCAGGTCCGGCTCGATCTGCGGCGGCTGGGTGCCGACTTCTACGCCGGCAACTGTCACAAGTGGATGTGCGCGCCCAAGGGCGCGGGCTTTTTGTGGGCGAGACGGGAAGTACACGACCTGCTCGAACCGCTCGTGGTCAGCTGGGGGTGGGACCCGGAGCGGCCGACGGCGGCGGGGGCGGACCGGGAGGAAGCGAAGGGTGGCGGGCTGCTGCTGGGCGGTGCGCGATCGCGCCTGGTCGCTCACCACGAATGGCAGGGCACGCGCGACCCAGCAGCCTACCTGAGCGTGCCGGCTGCGATCGCGTTCCTGCGCGATCGCATCGGCCCACAGGCCCGTGCCAGATGCCACGACCTGGCGAGCCTGGCGCGTGAGCGGATCGGACGGATCACGGGCCTGCCGCCGTTGAGCCCCGACGGGCCCGACTTCTACGCGCAGATGGTCAGCCTTCTCCTGCCGCTGGCCGACCCAGAACCGGCGCAGGATCGGCTGCACCGCCTCGGAATCGAAGTCCCGATCGTGCGCTGGAACGGCCGGTGTCTGCTGCGCGTGTCGGTCCAGGTCTACAACGACGCCCACGACATCGAGCGGCTGGTCGCGGCACTGCCCGACATCCTCTGA